One Microcebus murinus isolate Inina chromosome 7, M.murinus_Inina_mat1.0, whole genome shotgun sequence genomic region harbors:
- the CIB2 gene encoding calcium and integrin-binding family member 2 isoform X1, with amino-acid sequence MDYRKSPIVHVPMSLIIQMPELRENPFKERIVEAFSEDGEGNLTFNDFVDMFSVLCESAPRELKANYAFKIYDFNTDNFICKEDLELTLAKLTKSELDEDEVVLVCDKVIEEADLDGDGKLGFADFEDMIAKAPDFLSTFHIRI; translated from the exons ATGGACTACCGGAAGAGCCCTATCGTCCATGTGCCGATGAGCCTCATCATCCAGATGCCGGAGCTTCGG GAGAACCCTTTCAAGGAAAGGATCGTGGAGGCTTTCTCTGAGGATGGCGAAGGAAACCTCACCTTCAACGACTTTGTGGACATGTTTTCTGTGCTGTGCGAGTCGGCCCCCCGGGAGCTCAAAGCGAACTACGCCTTCAAGATCTACG ACTTCAACACAGACAACTTCATCTGCAAGGAGGACCTGGAGCTGACACTGGCCAAGCTCACCAAGTCGGAGCTGGACGAGGACGAGGTGGTGCTCGTGTGCGACAAGGTCATCGAGGAGGCCGACCTGGACGGCGACGGCAAGCTGGGCTTCGCGGACTTTGAGGACATGATTGCCAAGGCCCCCGACTTCCTCAG cACATTCCACATCCGGATCTGA
- the CIB2 gene encoding calcium and integrin-binding family member 2 isoform X2 — protein sequence MGNKQTIFTEEQLDNYQDCTFFNKKDILKLHARFYELAPNLVPMDYRKSPIVHVPMSLIIQMPELRENPFKERIVEAFSEDGEGNLTFNDFVDMFSVLCESAPRELKANYAFKIYDFNTDNFICKEDLELTLAKLTKSELDEDEVVLVCDKVIEEADLDGDGKLGFADFEDMIAKAPDFLSTFHIRI from the exons ATGGGGAACAAGCAGACCATCTTCACGGAGGAGCAGCTGGACAACTACCAG GACTGCACCTTCTTCAACAAGAAGGACATCCTCAA GCTCCACGCACGGTTCTACGAGCTGGCCCCCAACCTCGTCCCGATGGACTACCGGAAGAGCCCTATCGTCCATGTGCCGATGAGCCTCATCATCCAGATGCCGGAGCTTCGG GAGAACCCTTTCAAGGAAAGGATCGTGGAGGCTTTCTCTGAGGATGGCGAAGGAAACCTCACCTTCAACGACTTTGTGGACATGTTTTCTGTGCTGTGCGAGTCGGCCCCCCGGGAGCTCAAAGCGAACTACGCCTTCAAGATCTACG ACTTCAACACAGACAACTTCATCTGCAAGGAGGACCTGGAGCTGACACTGGCCAAGCTCACCAAGTCGGAGCTGGACGAGGACGAGGTGGTGCTCGTGTGCGACAAGGTCATCGAGGAGGCCGACCTGGACGGCGACGGCAAGCTGGGCTTCGCGGACTTTGAGGACATGATTGCCAAGGCCCCCGACTTCCTCAG cACATTCCACATCCGGATCTGA
- the SH2D7 gene encoding SH2 domain-containing protein 7, whose protein sequence is MEGSLRLPGPGRGPARVGDSRGLAELQELALAWFMETQAPFILQDGALPAWFHGFITRKQTEQLLRDKALGSFLIRLSDRAVGYILSYRGRDRCRHFVINQLPNRRYFLSGDTCAHGSLAELVCHYQETRLEPFGETLAAACPRPEDDNLYDAITLGLHQTRLGLENPPATAPPAGVSDRAAGPHCSAKPQVSFVHTRRGLDVNPWNSEEHRVEAPMAVPPLPERKASLLDMSLQGSGDIVYAELRKTKQARPDLGTEVSGTHGPVPAGGRACSPGREAQRRLSDGDQNRPDGPGPVLSGVSPDRGPPGSPSSRGFLEPPSSDALGPPTVAWRQGFLKQSQGAQPCPQSSFAEAYELVRTAGRLPEAGSTPDQGGSTYEQIPVCWGAPTRPPHPGSSPTYSELSEPTDCGYERISGTAGLPEPGNTYEQIPVAKSKDPTRTQKVSRAVVGSRRPLGAPSGGRGWWLSGMGRQVPTTA, encoded by the exons ATGGAGGGCAGCCTCAGGCTGCCCGGCCCGGGGAGGGGGCCCGCGAGGGTGGGGGACAGCCGCGGCCTGGCGGAGCTGCAGGAGCTGGCCCTGGCGTGGTTCATGGAGACTCAGGCCCCCTTCATCCTGCAGGATGGCGCGCTGCCCGCCTGGTTCCATGGATTCATCACCCGCAA GCAGACGGAGCAGCTGCTCAGGGACAAAGCTCTTGGTTCCTTCCTCATCCGCCTCAGTGACCGGGCTGTTGGCTACATCTTGTCCTACAG GGGACGTGACCGCTGCCGGCACTTCGTCATCAACCAGCTCCCAAACCGGCGCTACTTCCTCTCGGGGGACACCTGTGCCCACGGCTCTCTGGCCGAGCTCGTGTGCCACTACCAGGAGACGCGGCTGGAGCCCTTCGGGGAGACGCTGGCTGCCGCCTGCCCCCGG CCAGAGGACGACAATCTCTATGACGCCATCACGCTGGGCCTCCACCAGACCAGGCTGGGCCTGGAAAACCCGCCCGCCACGGCGCCCCCTGCAGGGGTCTCGGACAGGGCCGCTGGCCCCCACTGCTCTGCAAAGCCCCAGGTCTCCTTTGTCCACACACGGAGGGGCCTGGACGTGAACCCCTGGAACTCTGAGGAGCACCGTGTGGAG GCCCCCATGGCAGTGCCCCCCCTCCCAGAGAGGAAGGCCTCCCTCTTGGACATGTCTCTCCAAGGCTCCGGTGACATCGTCTACGCAGAGCTGAGGAAGACGAAGCAGGCGCGGCCAGACCTGGGCACAGAGGTGTCCGGCACGCACGGGCCCGTTCCAGCTGGCGGCCGGGCCTGCTCCCCAGGCAGGGAGGCCCAGAGGCGACTCTCAGATGGAGACCAGAATAGGCCTGATGGCCCAGGGCCTGTCCTCTCTGGAGTGAGCCCAGACCGGGGCCCTCCTGGGTCTCCCAGTTCCCGGGGGTTCCTTGAGCCCCCCAGTTCTGATGCCCTGGGACCCCCGACTGTTGCCTGGAGGCAGGGGTTTCTGAAGCAGAGCCAAGGggctcagccctgcccccagAGCAGCTTTGCAGAGGCCTATGAACTGGTCAGGACAGCAGGCCGCCTCCCAGAGGCCGGCAGCACGCCAGACCAAGGAGGCAGCACCTATGAGCAGATCCCAGTCTGCTGGGGGGCCCCAACCAGGCCCCCACATCCTGGGTCCAGTCCCACATATAGCGAACTGTCGGAGCCCACCGACTGTGGCTACGAGAGGATCTCGGGGACCGCAGGGCTCCCAGAGCCTGGGAACACTTATGAGCAGATCCCGGTGGCCAAGAGCAAGGACCCTACACGGACACAAAAGGTGAGCAGGGCTGTGGTGGGCAGCCGCCGGCCCCTAGGGGCACCTAGTGGTGGGAGGGGCTGGTGGCTCTCAGGAATGGGCAGGCAGGTCCCCACCACTGCCTAG